Proteins encoded together in one Prochlorococcus marinus str. MIT 9211 window:
- a CDS encoding chlorophyll a/b-binding protein, with the protein MPVNSSNFKEEDSSLENTESPKDSPNETQPLRSASSTDVPSFGWSEYAERANGRFAMVGFLAILLIEIISRTNFLQWAGFVS; encoded by the coding sequence ATGCCAGTAAACAGTTCAAACTTCAAAGAAGAAGACAGTTCGTTGGAAAATACTGAATCCCCAAAGGATTCCCCCAATGAAACTCAACCTCTAAGAAGTGCATCGTCTACAGATGTTCCCTCATTTGGTTGGAGTGAATATGCTGAAAGAGCAAATGGAAGGTTTGCAATGGTTGGCTTTCTTGCAATTTTATTAATCGAGATAATCAGCAGAACAAATTTTCTTCAATGGGCTGGTTTTGTTTCCTAA
- a CDS encoding ABC transporter ATP-binding protein/permease, whose protein sequence is MAPTISNIQKDLFSQLRKLRKLTQPYFLPYTESNGWLFILMLLAMLFCVAGTVLFLLTGLMSLLSSSSQDLTNQYLGGVQDSLQKIWDGKLGFSITGLFCLGVACFITFRAQFRQKRWVPWLILGCIILMLLSVNGINAGITFLVRDITNALIAKDKSASYRNLWILGICFITALPIRSLQFYLTEKLQLLWREWLSKSLINDYLKDQTYYILNPNEEQDTDVDNPDQRITEDTKDFTNQALDLSLNIFDSILTFSLNILILLSISKELTIALIIYAGVITFLLVFASKKLFRLNYDQLRYEADFRYGLVHIRNNSESIAFYSGEEQESKEVQRRLGTVVKNFNLLIIWSAMIRVLQRSGIYGSVFIPYIILAVPILTGQMDFGQFTQARVNYQLLEGSLFFIIYKIDTLARFSASIGRLEGFQTNMSEIDNEQYKDFVAEVKDSESIVLNKVNVKTPFKDNILIKNLDLTIEAKQNLLVTGPSGCGKTSLLRVISGLWSSQKGRVSSPKRGELLFIPQKPYMTLGSLREQLCYPLDKNRFSDDHLRAVLEEVKLPSLLERYPDLDVKQDWPRLLSLGEQQRLAFGRLLLNSPKFVVLDEATSALDVKTEKHLYQLLKKRDLSCISVGHRPTLIDYHDSVLEIIGDGSWRLIPAATYELSQS, encoded by the coding sequence ATGGCACCCACAATCTCAAATATTCAAAAAGACCTTTTTAGCCAGCTCAGAAAGCTAAGAAAACTCACTCAGCCATATTTTCTTCCATATACAGAATCAAACGGATGGTTGTTCATACTGATGCTTCTCGCAATGCTCTTTTGCGTTGCAGGAACAGTTTTATTTCTACTGACGGGTTTGATGAGCCTTCTTTCAAGCTCATCTCAAGACTTAACTAATCAATACTTGGGTGGAGTTCAAGATTCATTGCAAAAGATTTGGGATGGCAAGTTAGGCTTTTCAATCACAGGACTATTCTGTTTAGGGGTTGCCTGTTTTATTACCTTTAGGGCACAATTCCGCCAAAAAAGATGGGTTCCATGGTTGATTCTTGGCTGCATTATATTAATGCTGCTTTCAGTAAATGGTATTAATGCTGGGATAACTTTTCTTGTTCGAGATATAACTAACGCTTTGATTGCAAAGGACAAGAGCGCAAGTTATCGTAATCTTTGGATACTTGGAATATGTTTTATCACTGCATTACCTATAAGAAGTTTACAATTTTATCTTACTGAGAAGCTACAGCTACTTTGGAGAGAATGGCTATCTAAAAGCTTAATTAATGACTATTTAAAAGATCAAACCTATTACATTCTCAATCCAAACGAAGAGCAGGATACTGATGTTGATAATCCTGATCAAAGGATCACTGAGGATACCAAAGATTTTACCAATCAAGCTCTAGATTTATCATTAAATATATTCGACTCAATATTAACATTCTCATTAAATATATTGATACTATTAAGTATTAGTAAGGAGTTAACAATAGCTTTAATTATATATGCTGGAGTAATTACCTTTTTATTGGTTTTTGCTAGTAAAAAATTGTTTAGACTAAACTATGATCAACTTAGATACGAGGCAGATTTCCGTTATGGATTAGTTCATATACGTAATAATTCAGAATCAATAGCATTTTATTCTGGAGAAGAGCAAGAATCGAAAGAAGTTCAAAGGAGATTAGGAACAGTAGTTAAGAATTTTAATCTGCTGATTATATGGTCCGCAATGATAAGAGTACTTCAACGATCAGGAATATATGGAAGTGTTTTCATACCTTATATTATTTTAGCTGTGCCTATTTTGACCGGACAAATGGATTTTGGGCAATTCACTCAAGCACGAGTGAATTATCAACTTCTTGAAGGATCTCTATTTTTTATAATTTATAAAATTGATACTTTAGCAAGGTTCTCAGCATCTATTGGTCGTTTGGAAGGTTTTCAAACAAATATGAGCGAAATAGATAATGAGCAGTATAAAGATTTTGTAGCAGAAGTAAAAGATAGTGAATCAATTGTACTGAACAAAGTGAATGTCAAAACTCCCTTCAAAGATAATATATTAATTAAAAACTTAGACCTTACTATTGAAGCAAAGCAAAATCTTCTAGTAACAGGGCCTTCAGGCTGTGGAAAAACATCTTTATTACGAGTAATAAGTGGTTTATGGTCATCACAAAAAGGTCGAGTCAGTTCCCCCAAGAGAGGTGAATTACTATTTATTCCTCAAAAGCCATATATGACTCTCGGTTCACTCAGAGAGCAACTTTGCTATCCATTAGATAAGAATCGGTTTAGCGATGATCATCTCAGAGCAGTTCTTGAAGAAGTAAAACTGCCTTCATTGCTGGAAAGATATCCTGACCTTGATGTTAAACAAGATTGGCCAAGGCTTCTCTCATTAGGAGAACAGCAAAGACTTGCTTTTGGAAGGCTATTGCTTAACTCACCAAAATTTGTTGTTTTAGATGAAGCAACAAGTGCATTAGATGTAAAAACAGAAAAGCATCTGTATCAATTACTTAAGAAAAGAGATTTATCTTGTATAAGTGTTGGTCACAGACCAACACTTATTGACTATCACGACTCTGTTCTTGAGATTATTGGAGATGGAAGTTGGCGATTGATTCCTGCAGCCACCTATGAATTATCTCAATCCTAA
- a CDS encoding histidine triad nucleotide-binding protein: MTEETIFHRILRGEIPCDEVYSDSLCLAFRDIQPAAPVHILVIPRKSLPSLMEAQKEDSNLLGHLLLVAKKVAIKEGLSNWRTVINTGAEAGQTVFHLHIHVIGGRTLTWPPG; the protein is encoded by the coding sequence ATGACCGAAGAAACAATTTTTCATCGCATTCTTCGGGGAGAAATCCCCTGCGATGAAGTTTATAGCGATTCACTCTGTCTAGCTTTCCGTGATATTCAACCAGCTGCTCCAGTTCATATTCTGGTAATTCCAAGAAAATCATTACCCAGTCTTATGGAAGCGCAAAAGGAAGACTCAAACCTACTAGGCCATTTACTTTTGGTTGCAAAAAAAGTTGCTATCAAAGAAGGGTTAAGTAATTGGAGAACCGTTATAAATACGGGGGCTGAAGCGGGTCAGACTGTCTTTCATTTGCATATACATGTTATTGGAGGTCGTACTTTAACCTGGCCTCCAGGCTAA